A genomic region of Caenorhabditis elegans chromosome V contains the following coding sequences:
- the sknr-1 gene encoding BZIP domain-containing protein (Partially confirmed by transcript evidence), with translation MIEYFMSNGPVENEYSSPSHEHIELVDVLWRSVIAEEEGTRQVSPAGQYKCDLHTLTEKFTVAPLTVQEKSLLEDLTKGVYDGFFESLNENQYKQKHQQQQEQTKAPTQKMEEDLVQFFEDVTIKEDQLKQLFDNNPVINNLPLSEGIVYNQANMTEMQELRDFCNQSSISTIAAQPQSFFHSADSQTVEQWLPTDVVLNEVFPTSNYEYIGMQNDSLQAVVSNEQIDYAYQSIGQTQTPLNIGSTIGGGPQQTQMSPESVTVTATASFDLYHSQKHSFSERTTDSSSTSPRSSQSSIKIARVVPLTGGQRKRGRQSIDEQLASDNGLPVSAFQISEMSLSEVKQVLKDESLNEYQIQLIRKIRRRGKNKAAARTCRERRRSKPY, from the exons ATGATCGAGTATTTCATGTCGAATGGTCCAGTAGAAAACGAGTACAGTTCGCCGTCTCACGAACATATCGAATTGGTTGACGTGCTGTGGAGAAGTGTCATTGCTGAAGAGGAGGGCACACGACAAGTTTCTCCTGCTGGTCAGTACAAATGTGATTTGCATACGTTGACGGAGAAGTTTACAGTAGCG CCACTCACTGTCCAAGAGAAATCTCTACTTGAAGATCTTACGAAAGGAGTATATGATGGATTCTTTGAGTCACTCAATGAAAATCAGTATAAGCAGAAACATCAGCAACAACAAGAACAAACAAAGGCTCcaactcaaaaaatggaagaggaTCTTGTTCAGTTTTTCGAGGATGTTACAATAAAAGAAGATCAATTGAAGCAGCTTTTTGATAATAATCCAGTAATCAATAATTTACCTCTATCAGAAGGAATTGTTTATAATCAGGCGAATA tgacaGAGATGCAAGAGTTGCGGGATTTCTGCAATCAATCATCCATTTCAACAATTGCTGCTCAGCCACAGTCTTTTTTCCATTCTGCCGATTCACAGACTGTCGAGCAGTGGCTGCCAACAGACGTTGTACTAAACGAAG tgttccCAACATCCAACTACGAGTACATTGGAATGCAGAACGATAGTCTACAGGCAGTTGTCTCAAATGAGCAGATTGACTACGCCTACCAATCTATTGGTCAGACTCAGACTCCACTCAACATTGGGTCTACAATTGGTGGCGGTCCCCAGCAAACTCAAATGAGCCCAGAAAGTGTTACAGTGACTGCAACAGCGTCATTCGATCTGTATCACTCGCAGAAACACTCGTTTAGTGAACGAACTAC TGATTCGTCATCAACGTCTCCACGTTCATCACAATCTTCGATTAAGATCGCACGAGTCGTTCCACTGACCGGCGGACAACGCAAGCGGGGACGTCAATCCATAGATGAACAGCTCGCTAGTGACAATGGGCTTCCAGTGTCAGCATTCCAGATCTCGGAGATGTCACTGAGCGAGGTGAAACAAGTGCTGAAGGACGAGAGTCTCAACGAGTATCAAATACAGTTGATTCGCAAGATTCGTCGACGCG gaaagaaCAAGGCTGCTGCTCGCACTTGCCGTGAGAGACGCAGGTCGAAACCTTACTAA
- the sknr-1 gene encoding BZIP domain-containing protein (Partially confirmed by transcript evidence): protein MQNDSLQAVVSNEQIDYAYQSIGQTQTPLNIGSTIGGGPQQTQMSPESVTVTATASFDLYHSQKHSFSERTTDSSSTSPRSSQSSIKIARVVPLTGGQRKRGRQSIDEQLASDNGLPVSAFQISEMSLSEVKQVLKDESLNEYQIQLIRKIRRRGKNKAAARTCRERRRSKPY, encoded by the exons ATGCAGAACGATAGTCTACAGGCAGTTGTCTCAAATGAGCAGATTGACTACGCCTACCAATCTATTGGTCAGACTCAGACTCCACTCAACATTGGGTCTACAATTGGTGGCGGTCCCCAGCAAACTCAAATGAGCCCAGAAAGTGTTACAGTGACTGCAACAGCGTCATTCGATCTGTATCACTCGCAGAAACACTCGTTTAGTGAACGAACTAC TGATTCGTCATCAACGTCTCCACGTTCATCACAATCTTCGATTAAGATCGCACGAGTCGTTCCACTGACCGGCGGACAACGCAAGCGGGGACGTCAATCCATAGATGAACAGCTCGCTAGTGACAATGGGCTTCCAGTGTCAGCATTCCAGATCTCGGAGATGTCACTGAGCGAGGTGAAACAAGTGCTGAAGGACGAGAGTCTCAACGAGTATCAAATACAGTTGATTCGCAAGATTCGTCGACGCG gaaagaaCAAGGCTGCTGCTCGCACTTGCCGTGAGAGACGCAGGTCGAAACCTTACTAA
- the W02H5.16 gene encoding Serpentine Receptor, class I (Partially confirmed by transcript evidence): MNKTCEYFLIENPHTSTVIPLSIFITILSTIVNLVGFYVILFKSTKETKLYLFTLFGNQLSLWIAQGFWAIFMNTMPLFPFPAFYSTNVFNFSTHATIHIWVLLLGVFAVFLGCQLIVRHKMIVRASSFFNFDNWVYICALILGWCLLNGSLLTVWTLFNNPYAEKFLEIQKSFPGCQKVFDLPGVLVITDANLLYVWLGLMALIGIAVDGAYAVSSFLMLFELFKQTSKMSKNAFAHMKKVVVDTIVQILIKSLFISTWAFWIVISYFVDKNVDTRAASTIINSLFVAAPIPGTISMMVQNASYRKFITETILRRKRSEVNPYQSTLPGRL; this comes from the exons ATGAACAAAACctgtgaatattttttgattgaaaacccGCATACCTCTACGGTCATTCCGTTGTCGATTTTTATTACTATTTTATCAACTATTGTGAATCTCGTAGGGTTCTATGTGATTTTGTTCAAGTCTACAAAAGAGACCAAGCTCTATCTTTTCACACTATTCGGAAATCAGCTCTCGTTATGGATAGCTCAAGGATTTTGGGCAATATTTATGAACACTATGCCACTTTTCCCATTTCCTGCATTTTACTCAacgaatgttttcaatttttcaacgcATGCCACCATTCATATCTGGGTTCTATTATTGGGCGTTTTTGCGGTTTTCCTAGGTTGTCAATTGATTGTTCGGCACAAGATGATTGTTCGTGCAAGTAGTTTCTTTAat TTCGATAATTGGGTCTACATATGTGCTCTAATCCTTGGATGGTGCTTGCTAAATGGATCACTTCTCACTGTTTGGACACTTTTCAACAATCCGTACGCAGAaaagtttctagaaattcaaaaa AGCTTCCCGGgttgccaaaaagtttttgatttgccTGGAGTTTTAGTCATCACAGATGCAAACCTGTTATACGTTTGGTTGGGATTAATGGCGTTAATCGGAATTGCAGTGGATGGT GCCTACGCCGTTTCCAGTTTTCTGATGCTTTTCGAATTATTTAAACAAACGAGCAAAATGAGCAAGAATGCATTTGCACATATGAAAAAAGTGGTTGTAGACACTATTGTGCAG ATTCTCATCAAGTCCCTATTTATCTCTACATGGGCATTCTGGATTGTTATATCCTACTTTGTTGATAAGAACGTTGACACAAGAG ctgcgTCCACAATCATCAACTCGCTGTTCGTAGCCGCCCCGATTCCCGGAACTATTTCGATGATGGTTCAAAATGCTAGCTACCGAAAATTTATAACCGAAACCATATTGCGCAGAAAACGTTCCGAAGTCAATCCGTACCAATCTACACTTCCAGGCCGTCTTTGA
- the W02H5.16 gene encoding G_PROTEIN_RECEP_F1_2 domain-containing protein (Confirmed by transcript evidence) → MLFELFKQTSKMSKNAFAHMKKVVVDTIVQILIKSLFISTWAFWIVISYFVDKNVDTRAASTIINSLFVAAPIPGTISMMVQNASYRKFITETILRRKRSEVNPYQSTLPGRL, encoded by the exons ATGCTTTTCGAATTATTTAAACAAACGAGCAAAATGAGCAAGAATGCATTTGCACATATGAAAAAAGTGGTTGTAGACACTATTGTGCAG ATTCTCATCAAGTCCCTATTTATCTCTACATGGGCATTCTGGATTGTTATATCCTACTTTGTTGATAAGAACGTTGACACAAGAG ctgcgTCCACAATCATCAACTCGCTGTTCGTAGCCGCCCCGATTCCCGGAACTATTTCGATGATGGTTCAAAATGCTAGCTACCGAAAATTTATAACCGAAACCATATTGCGCAGAAAACGTTCCGAAGTCAATCCGTACCAATCTACACTTCCAGGCCGTCTTTGA
- the W02H5.11 gene encoding G_PROTEIN_RECEP_F1_2 domain-containing protein (Confirmed by transcript evidence) has protein sequence MIARRLHIARMLKNPKKCSYFLIEHPSEPIIIPLSIFITSLSTFINLIGFYVIVKKSKKETRLFRFTLFGVQFSLWISQGFWAIFLNTLAFFPFPALSANSFFGNDGSIHNLFYVWVLLLSIFAVFLVGQLIVRHRMVVRHDSIFNFPRWFYIILLAGGWSVMISIILLAWTYCDSAEIAKFEYVRQNFPSCLKVFDLSGVLVITNVLALYAMLGLMVIVGLGAESAYAVSSFLMLFELFKQTSKMSKNAFAHMKKVVVDTIVQILIKSLFISTWAFWIVISYFVDKNVDTRAASTIINSLFVAAPIPGTISMMVQNASYRKFITETILRRKRSEVNPYQSTLPGRL, from the exons ATGATTGCTCGCCGTTTACATATTGCCAGAATGCtcaaaaaccccaaaaaatgctcgtattttttaattgagcaCCCAAGTGAGCCCATCATCATTCCACtgtcaatttttataacatcGCTGTCAACTTTTATCAATTTGATTGGATTTTAtgtaattgtgaaaaaatctaaaaaggaAACAAGACTGTTCAGATTCACACTTTTCGGAGTTCAG ttttccctCTGGATTTCTCAAGGCTTCTGGGCAATTTTCCTGAACACTCTGgcatttttcccatttccgGCTCTTTCGGCGAATAGTTTTTTCGGCAACGATGGCTCAATTCACAATTTGTTCTATGTCTGGGTGCTCTTGTTGAGCATTTTTGCTGTATTTCTAGTTGGCCAACTAATTGTTCGCCACAGAATGGTAGTCCGGCACGACAGTATTTTTAAT tttcccCGATGGTTCTACATTATTTTGTTAGCTGGCGGCTGGTCAGTTATGATTTCCATAATTCTACTAGCGTGGACATATTGTGACTCCGcggaaattgcaaaattcgaGTATGTTCGGCAAAACTTTCCCAGTTGCCTGAAGGTGTTCGATTTGTCTGGAGTGCTAGTTATCACCAATGTTTTGGCACTTTACGCGATGCTCGGCCTAATGGTTATAGTTGGCCTGGGAGCCGAAAGT GCCTACGCCGTTTCCAGTTTTCTGATGCTTTTCGAATTATTTAAACAAACGAGCAAAATGAGCAAGAATGCATTTGCACATATGAAAAAAGTGGTTGTAGACACTATTGTGCAG ATTCTCATCAAGTCCCTATTTATCTCTACATGGGCATTCTGGATTGTTATATCCTACTTTGTTGATAAGAACGTTGACACAAGAG ctgcgTCCACAATCATCAACTCGCTGTTCGTAGCCGCCCCGATTCCCGGAACTATTTCGATGATGGTTCAAAATGCTAGCTACCGAAAATTTATAACCGAAACCATATTGCGCAGAAAACGTTCCGAAGTCAATCCGTACCAATCTACACTTCCAGGCCGTCTTTGA
- the W02H5.19 gene encoding uncharacterized protein (Confirmed by transcript evidence) — translation MSDPFAPQANTRQTDNTYLAALEKRLKAVKDKKKIDSKSILKDIESLKNDQIFKLLSQPEPEQSSEEQKFEDDFITQDKPVKPSLIRQKIAPHTCAINKNELAHIVKFDLAQKLHEFYGQLDESLEDREESHEILQELQELGNELETEHPRLKPDEAVEKSLETGSKAI, via the exons ATGTCGGATCCGTTCGCCCCACAAGCGAACACTCGGCAGACAGATAACACCTACTTGGCAGCACTTG aaaaacgtCTAAAAGCCGTGAAGGATAAGAAGAAAATCGATTCAAAGTCGATTTTAAAGGACATCGAATCGCTGAAAAACGATCAaatcttcaaacttttgtCTCAACCTGAACCTGAACAATCATCTGAAGAGCAGAAATTCGAAGACGACTTCATTACACAGGACAAACCAGTCAAGCCCAGCCTCATCCGGCAGAAAATCGCCCCGCACACGTGCGCGATCAATAAAAACGAGCTCGCGCACATTGTGAAATTCGATTTGGCGCAAAAGCTTCACGAATTCTACGGGCAGCTTGACGAAAGCTTGGAGGATCGAGAGGAGTCGCACGAGATTCTTCAAGAGCTTCAGGAGTTGGGAAATGAGCTCGAAACGGAACATCCCCGGCTTAAACCCGACGAAGCTGTCGAAAAATCGCTCGAGACGGGCTCTAAAGCTATTTAA
- the W02H5.2 gene encoding SOCS box domain-containing protein (Confirmed by transcript evidence) produces the protein MSSKRNIPGLNPTKLSKNRSRRALKLFKRDHVLRQFLKCHQQKSTHWYRQSSRGTSDAFEKCVRAHILPNNCWERAGYLRTQQITAVVSFDGNLALTTDKQCRKSKWSIVNLVKLLPMEPESRGSVYELGCCDLSLEPSGDCLAILAVFWIELNTNNVPAKCFGSIYRITKERRVVFCSLIPSPSMVACCRLTDRKKFTGDQHCLLVFSKDAQVSAYTVEPTRIEQIEDVFDWFPSLALTNLPGGALKTSCKICHVYRYSAVGLDTGVLIASVCMIEGNVILDSIRLRYASPISVVEFLPEVSNNVQRLLISSFMGPAQIWRLKFSNDKLTWEQECTFERSQYYDSIICACVYRFYHGAPPVVLFGTYSGRILQYELPPPTKFVRKSMKDVPKCGKPINLLINHGIYFIRQTGFNEIASITPFGLYILRENFHASKRLGKFGQFWLNRLQNRLLVKNPGSIDDFSAAEIRRLSIDSAQEQMRPRIGSTVSQLTFRYSDDDTLLLEKGGEKRRQTLGARDFQRGATQSMSGSSNGSSTRFRPLDVNVSDLYYQDGPSSADPSTPNRSAQSPRPNAPLLHDTHPPQSPLASGGGGGGENRPQPVFFRAINKKLSSPTPRVQK, from the exons ATGAGCTCGAAACGGAACATCCCCGGCTTAAACCCGACGAAGCTGTCGAAAAATCGCTCGAGACGGGCTCTAAAGCTATTTAAGCGGGATCACGTGCTCCGGCAATTTCTAAAATGTCACCAACAAAAATCAACGCACTGGTACCGGCAATCGTCCCGGGGAACCAGTGACGCCTTCGAAAAGTGCGTTAGAGCGCACATTCTACCCAACAATTGTTGGGAGCGCGCCGGCTACCTGCGCACCCAGCAAATCACGGCGGTAGTCTCATTCGACGGAAATCTGGCTCTAACCACAGATAAGCAGTGCCGAAAGAGCAAGTGGAGCATTGTGAACCTCGTGAAGCTTCTCCCCATGGAGCCCGAGAGCCGCGGCAGTGTCTACGAGCTCGGATGTTGCGATCTAAGCCTGGAGCCTTCCGGGGATTGCCTGGCGATTCTGGCGGTCTTCTGGATTGAGCTTAACACGAATAACGTGCCGGCAAAGTGTTTCGGATCGATTTATCGGATTACAAAGGAGCGACGAGTTGTATTTTGTAGCCTAATTCCGTCGCCGTCGATGGTCGCCTGTTGCCGGCTTACAGACCGTAAAAAGTTCACTGGGGATCAGCATTGTCTTCTGGTGTTCTCCAAGGATGCTCAAGTGTCGGCTTATACAGTCGAGCCGACGAGGATCGAGCAAATCGAGGATGTTTTCGATTGGTTCCCGTCGTTGGCGCTCACCAATTTGCCCGGTGGAGCGCTGAAGACGTCGTGTAAAATTTGTCATGTCTATCGATATAGTGCTGTTGGACTTGATACTGGTGTTCTTATTGCGTCGGTGTGCATGATTGAGGGAAATGTCATTTTGGATAG tatCCGCCTACGCTATGCCAGCCCGATCAGCGTCGTCGAATTTCTCCCCGAAGTGTCGAATAACGTCCAACGCCTTCTGATCTCCTCGTTCATGGGTCCCGCTCAAATTTGGCGCCTAAAATTCTCGAACGACAAGCTGACATGGGAACAGGAGTGCACATTCGAACGATCCCAATACTACGATTCGATCATTTGCGCTTgcgtttatcgattttatcaCGGCGCACCGCCCGTCGTGCTTTTCGGCACGTATTCCGGACGAATTTTGCAGTACGAGCTGCCGCCGCCGACGAAATTCGTTCGGAAATCGATGAAAGATGTCCCAAAGTGCGGGAAACcgattaatttattgattaatcatggcatttattttattcga CAAACGGGTTTCAACGAGATCGCCTCCATCACACCATTCGGCCTGTACATTCTTCGCGAAAACTTTCACGCCTCCAAACGCCTGGGCAAATTCGGACAATTTTGGCTCAACAGGCTCCAAAACCGGCTTCTCGTCAAAAATCCGGGCTCAATCGACGATTTCAGTGCCGCCGAAATTCGCCGTCTTTCGATAGACTCGGCTCAAGAACAAATGCGGCCACGCATTGGCTCTACCGTATCACAGCTCACATTCCGGTACTCGGACGATGATACGCTTCTGCTGGAGAAGGGAGGAGAAAAGCGACGGCAGACACTTGGAGCACGAGATTTtcag cgCGGAGCCACTCAATCAATGTCGGGCTCTTCAAATGGATCATCAACTCGTTTTCGGCCACTCGACGTCAACGTCTCAGATCTCTACTACCAAGACGGACCATCATCAGCGGATCCTTCTACTCCAAATCGATCTGCTCAATCTCCGCGCCCCAATGCTCCGCTGCTTCACGATACTCACCCACCGCAGAGCCCGTTGGCTTcaggcggcggcggcggcggcgagAATCGCCCTCAGCCTGTCTTCTTTCGTGCCATTAACAAGAAGCTGAGCTCTCCGACGCCCcgagttcaaaaataa
- the W02H5.8 gene encoding Triokinase/FMN cyclase (Confirmed by transcript evidence) — MSKKFVNKAEEAVDDALFGLVSSNSNVKFHKSCRRVVHITDLNPSHHVSLIAGGGSGHEPYAAGYVGKGLLTAAIAGNVFASPPSRNVQAALEATRGEAGAILFVINYTGDRLNFGLAAERFNASGGTARVVTIADDVAIDSPNSKVGRRGLAGAVLTIKIAGAMAWEGKSLDEIYETSQKVVSSMGTLGVSLYTGSLPGKNRETELPDDQIEVGLGIHGEPGKFRAQFGSANRIVHSLLDTLRSKMEMREGEKFVVLVNNLGSVSQLEMNIVNGEVLRYFEDHKIGITRFFSGIYMTSLDGHGVSVTILRADDSMLQYLDAPAAAPGWIPALSVQKCVDHQEISDSSSQGDLISEIPASGVTVNAQLVEACVGGVVDAMLESEKHLNQLDAYAGDGDCGSTFAGAAEAIRKQTSGLNYTHPETLLKQLSIIFEQTVGGTSGALYALMFSSAAQSFAQRSQRGEKIDRTSILEALDKANRAVQKYGGARVGDRTMVDGLDAMVEELRKGFSGNEESLDAIFEAAVKASEKAAKATASQTATVGRASYTSSEAQTKPDAGATAISLWLRACWTAYKSEK, encoded by the exons ATGTCGAAGAAATTTGTGAACAAAGCGGAGGAAGCTGTCGACGATGCGCTTTTTGGACTGGTTTCATCGAATTCGAATGTCAAATTTCATAAG AGCTGCCGACGAGTTGTTCACATCACCGATCTCAACCCCTCGCACCACGTTTCCCTGATAGCTGGAGGTGGTTCAGGACACGAACCGTATGCTGCCGGATATGTTGGAAAAGGTCTTCTGACCGCTGCAATTGCCGGAAACGTGTTCGCTTCCCCGCCGTCGAGGAACGTTCAGGCGGCATTGGAGGCCACTAGAGGAGAAg ccgGTGCCATCTTGTTCGTCATTAACTACACCGGAGACCGTCTGAACTTTGGTTTGGCGGCTGAGCGATTCAACGCATCAGGTGGCACAGCTCGAGTCGTCACGATCGCCGATGACGTGGCAATTGACAGCCCGAATAGCAAAGTTGGACGTAGAGGTCTGGCGGGTGCAGttttaacaattaaaattgcTGGAGCCATGGCCTGGGAAGGAAAATCGCTGGATGAGATCTACGAGACATCTCAAAAAGTTGTGAGCTCAATGGGTACACTCGGCGTGTCACTTTATACGGGAAGCTTGCCGGGCAAAAATCGAGAGACCGAGTTGCCGGACGATCAGATTGAAGTAGGACTGGGAATTCACGGTGAGCCGGGCAAATTTCGTGCTCAATTTGGCAGTGCCAATCGAATTGTGCACAGCTTGTTGGACACACTACGCTCGAAGATGGAAATGCGGGAAGGCGAGAAGTTTGTGGTTCTTGTCAACAATTTGGGTAGTGTTTCGCAGTTGGAGATGAACATCGTGAATGGAGAggttttgagatattttg aagatCACAAAATTGGAATCACTCGATTCTTCAGCGGTATCTACATGACATCTTTAGACGGTCATGGCGTCAGTGTCACCATTCTGAGAGCCGATGACTCTATGCTACAGTACTTGGATGCTCCAGCGGCGGCGCCGGGATGGATTCCAGCACTTTCAGTACAAAAATGTGTAGATCATCAGGAAATTTCGGATTCGTCGTCCCAAGGCGACCTAATCTCAGAAATTCCAGCGTCTGGAGTAACTGTGAATGCCCAGCTCGTGGAAGCATGCGTCGGAGGAGTTGTGGATGCGATGCTGGAATCCGAGAAACATCTGAATCAACTCGACGCGTACGCCGGTGACGGAGACTGTGGGAGCACGTTTGCCGGAGCAGCTGAAGCGATTCGCAAGCAGACATCAGGCCTCAACTACACTCATCCGGAGACACTTCTCAAGCAGCTTTCCATCATTTTTGAGCAAACCGTCGGAGGAACCAGTGGAGCGCTGTACGCGTTGATGTTCAGCTCGGCGGCGCAGAGTTTCGCTCAAAGATCGCAAAGAGGAGAAAAGATCGATCGAACGTCGATTCTGGAGGCGTTGGACAAGGCGAATCGGGCGGTTCAAAAGTACGGAGGCGCGAGAGTCGGAGATCGGACGATGGTTGATGGATTGGATGCGATGGTCGAGGAGTTGAGAAAGGGATTCAGTGGGAATGAGGAATCGTTGGATGCGATCTTCGAGGCGGCGGTTAAG GCTTCCGAAAAAGCGGCGAAAGCGACTGCAAGCCAAACGGCAACCGTGGGCCGTGCCAGCTACACATCGTCAGAAGCCCAAACGAAGCCTGATGCAGGGGCCACGGCAATCTCACTCTGGCTTAGAGCTTGCTGGACGGCTTATAAAAGCGAAAAATGA